A genomic region of Arachis hypogaea cultivar Tifrunner chromosome 5, arahy.Tifrunner.gnm2.J5K5, whole genome shotgun sequence contains the following coding sequences:
- the LOC112801709 gene encoding embryo-specific protein ATS3B, with product MNMKEVVVVPHLVLFLFFAFGLALSVSESKIIPHAADDSFSVGYIQMRSAKNCSYLVTINTSCSSPKFTTDQISIVFGDAHGNQVFAPRLDGYPISETFGQCASDTFHREGPCTQNICFAYLRRCGSNFKGWMPQTVQIYSQHLEHHVTFNFNTFIPNDTWYGYNFCQTPPPPPPVPPHEDSPPPPTSPPPHPPHHDEPPPPPPHYHSPPPPSPSPPPPSQPPPPPPSPSPPPPSPPPPPPLLPPPPPPAPSSSNHLCNQNWIIYLVVGLVLSIIWM from the exons ATGAATATGAAAGAAGTTGTTGTTGTTCCTCATCTTGTTCTGtttctcttctttgcctttgGATTGGCACTTTCAGTCTCTGAGTCCAAAATTATTCCTCATGCTGCTGATGATTCTTTCAGTGTTGGCTATATTCAG ATGAGGAGTGCAAAGAATTGTTCTTACTTGGTAACAATAAATACAAGTTGTTCTTCACCAAAGTTTACTACAGATCAGATTAGTATTGTCTTTGGAGATGCTCATGGCAACCag GTATTTGCACCAAGATTGGATGGTTATCCAATATCAGAGACATTTGGACAATGTGCCTCAGACACATTCCATAGAGAGGGTCCATGCACACAAAACATATGTTTTGCATACCTAAGAAGATGTGGTTCCAATTTTAAGGGTTGGATGCCTCAAACTGTCCAAATCTATTCCCAACACTTAGAACATCATGTTACTTTCAATTTCAACACTTTCATTCCCAATGACACTTGGTATGGTTATAATTTCTGCCAAACGCCGCCTCCGCCACCTCCTGTTCCTCCTCATGAAGATTCTCCTCCACCACCAACGTCGCCGCCACCACATCCTCCTCATCATGATGAGCCTCCTCCTCCACCTCCACATTATCATTCTCCCCcgccaccatcaccatcacctccACCTCCTTctcaacctcctccaccaccaccatcaccatcacctccTCCCCCATCTCCTCCCCCTCCACCACCATTActgcctcctcctcctcctcctgcaCCGTCTTCTTCAAACCATTTGTGCAATCAAAATTGGATTATATACTTGGTTGTAGGACTTGTTCTTAGTATAATTTGGATGTAG